A genomic stretch from Acinonyx jubatus isolate Ajub_Pintada_27869175 chromosome E2, VMU_Ajub_asm_v1.0, whole genome shotgun sequence includes:
- the ANKRD11 gene encoding ankyrin repeat domain-containing protein 11 isoform X5, with the protein MESRRTRTQMPPAQSMSWYCKAGSLLEGPWPEMEVPRSKKKEKQGPERKRIKKEPVTRKAGLLFGMGLSGIRAGYPLSERQQVALLMQMTAEESANSPVDTTPKHPSQSTVCQKGTPNSASKTKDKVNKRNERGETRLHRAAIRGDARRIKELIGEGADVNVKDFAGWTALHEACNRGYYDVAKQLLAAGAEVNTKGLDDDTPLHDAANNGHYKVVKLLLRYGGNPQQSNRKGETPLKVANSPTMVNLLLGKGTYTSSEESSTAESSEEEDAPSFAPSSSVDGNNTDSEFEKGLKHKAKNPEPQKTVTPVKDEYEFDEDDEQDRVPPVDDKHLLKKDYRKETKSNSFISIPKMEVKSYTKNNTIAPKKAAHRILSDTSDEEDVGVTVGTGEKLRLSAHTILPGNKTREPSNSKQQKEKNKVKKKRKKETKGKEVRFGKRNDKFCSSESESESSESGEDDGDSVGSSGCLKESPLVLKDPSLFGSLSASSTSSHGSSAAQKHNPGHADQHARPWRTDSWKSISSPAWSEASSLSDSTRTRLTSESDCPSEGSSVESLKPMRKKQEHRKRGGLQSTLSEKKNSFHASVDGAIPKLDKEGKVVKKHKTKHKHRNKEKGLCSVGQELKLKSFTYEYEDSKQRPEKAILLDGDVPSEGKLKALKHDRDHFRKEERLGKVKSEDREWLFKEEVVKVSKDEKALKRLKDVSRSFREEKDRGSKAEKEKLVKEKSPKEERLRLYKEERKKKSKDRPAKLEKKNDCKEDRIPKEKEKAFKEEKDKLKKEKVYREDSSAFDEYCNKSQFLENEDTKFSLSDDQQDRWFSDLSDSSFDFKGDDSWDSPVTDYRDVKSDPVARLILETVKEDSKEKKRESKGREKRDYGDRRSDRDAFFRKKDRDCLDKSSERRKEQADKHKGIPGCLPDKDKKRRESAEGGRDRKDALEAAKERKDGRPKPEEAHREEPKELAGEAGFKDRPDCDFGKGPEPWERLHAARDKEKKERGKLEKYKDKSGDRDKSEKSVLEKCQKDKEFDKCFKEKKDPKEKHKDKERKASLDQAKEKREKNFPGLLSEDFPEKKDEKKGKEKSWYIADIFTDESEDEKDEFAASGLRLGDAGDAPRADGPQDTDRHRKHSADRQHSEKQKDRELREKKKEKGAAEGAKDKKEKVLEKHKDKKDKEGADKYKDRKDRTSADPTQEKKNKQKPPEKLERKPSAEDKARSRHRERPDREHCRDRKVSRSSEAEKSLLERLEEEALHAYREDSNDKASEVSSDSFTDRGQEPGLSALLEVSFTEPPEEKVKERERHRHSSSSSKKSHDRERVRKDKCEKRDKSDDYKDTGSRKDPGQYDKDFSDADAYGIPYGAKADVEDELDKTIELFAAEKKDKNDSEREPSKKADKELKPYGCGAAGALKDKRRRERHRERWRDEREKHRDRHSDGPPRHHKDEQKPAARDKDNPPNALRDKSRDESLKLSETKPKEKFKENPEKEKGDSVKVGNGNEKPPAARDQGKRDARPREKLLGDGDLMMTSFERMLSQKDLEVEERHKRHKERMKQMEKMRHRSGDPKLKDRAKPAEDARKKGLDVPARRPLVPDPAPKDKRPKEPALAPPAADGKPPLGPAGDARDWLAGPHAKEALPASPRPDQGRPTGVPTPASVVSCPSYEEAMHTPRTPSCSADDYSDLIFDCADPQPVSSTSASACSPSFFDRFSVAASGISETASQTPTRPLCTSLYRSVSVDIRRTPEEEFSTGDKLFRQQSVPTASTYGSPGQRLEDKAPVPPGPAEKFACLSPGYYSPDYGIPSPKADALHCPPAAVVNVTPSPEGAFSGLQAKSPASHRDELLAPSMEGALPPDLGIPLDATEDQQATAAIIPPEPSYLEPLDEGPFSTVITEDPVEWAHPAASEQALSCSLMGGAPENPVSWPVGPDLLLKSPQRLPESPQHFCPTEALHPAAPGPFGAPEPPYPGSPDSYPLSATEPGLEGAKGDVVDTVPAAVPAPEEPAPFAPPSRLEPFFTNCKPLPDAPPDAAPEPACLATVTQVEALAPMESNFLENGHDLSALGQVEAVPWPDGFPNSEDDLDLGPFSLPELPLQAKDVSDVETEPVEETPLGPPENTPAGPPVVPNGGDVPAAAAEEQPALPPDQAAPRLPAEPEPEPPEEPKPDVMLETTVEAGVTSEGRVPPEDSDSSLGPAPPAPERHPAGSGDEEAEGRDPPAACHGTPDAAVVAAAAAAAADGSAQAHVEDGAGPLDGAGPEGPVGGIQPEASEPEPKPAVEAPKAPKVEEIPQRMTRNRAQMLANQSKQSSPPADKEPAPAPPPRAKGRCCEEDDPQAQHPRKRRFQRSGQQLQQQMNTSTQQTREVIQQTLAAIVDAIKLDDIEPYHSDRSNPYFEYLQIRKKIEEKRKILCYITPQAPQCYAEYVTYTGSYLLDGKPLSKLHIPVIAPPPSLAEPLKELFKQQEAVRGKLRLQHSIEREKLIVSCEQEILRVHCRAARTIANQAVPFSACTMLLDSEVYNMPLESQRPRLSPQGDENKSVRDRFNARQFISWLQDVDDKYDRMKVCGEQLLSPAGGQTSVGPHLEPSSKVTAHTHHHCSGRADQCSSQRAWVGARERLANVSPDAAAARGRGPERRAADGVAAEGPGAGPRRAQGAVCARGALLLRAHGRRQRRLRASAGLTPRGTATRDTGEGRTRLPGAAAESRQCRETLSLGRGRPGRDPALGPSPRELPREHEETAASGSAFQAAARAFQELQNGRIFYNFLFHSDQLKERKLRRPPLTDSDLRVGGRGRASGGLGFCGRAQGRPPAAEGHRAGTLGLCF; encoded by the exons ATGGAGAGCAGAAGGACTCGGACACAG ATGCCTCCAGCTCAGTCCATGTCGTGGTACTGCAAGGCTGGTTCGCTCCTCGAAGGGCCATGGCCTGAAATGGAGGTCCCTAGAAGCAAGAAGAAAG AGAAGCAGGGTCCTGAGCGCAAGAGGATTAAGAAGGAGCCCGTCACCCGGAAGGCCGGGCTGCTGTTTGGCATGGGGCTGTCTGGGATCCGAGCCGGCTACCCCCTCTCCGAGCGCCAGCAGGTGGCTCTCCTCATGCAGATGACTGCCGAGGAGTCCGCCAACAGCCCAG TAGACACGACACCAAAGCACCCCTCCCAGTCGACAGTGTGTCAGAAGGGGACGCCGAACTCCGCCtcgaaaaccaaagacaaagtgAACAAGCGGAACGAGCGCGGAGAGACCCGCCTGCACCGCGCGGCCATCCGCGGGGACGCCCGGCGCATCAAGGAGCTCATCGGCGAGGGCGCGGACGTCAACGTCAAGGACTTTGCAG GCTGGACAGCGCTGCACGAGGCGTGTAACCGGGGCTACTACGACGTCGCCAAGCAGCTGCTGGCCGCGGGGGCAGAGGTGAACACCAAGGGCCTAGACGACGACACCCCCCTGCACGACGCCGCGAACAACGGGCACTACAAG GTGGTGAAGCTGTTGTTGCGGTATGGCGGGAACCCTCAGCAAAGCAACAGAAAAGGCGAGACGCCGCTGAAGGTGGCCAACTCCCCGACCATGGTGAATCTCCTGTTGGGCAAGGGGACCTACACGTCCAGCGAGGAGAGCTCGACCG CAGAGAGCTCAGAGGAGGAAGACGCCCCATCGTTCGCACCTTCTAGTTCAGTTGACGGCAATAACACAGACTCTGAATTTGAAAAAGGCCTGAAGCACAAGGCTAAGAATCCAGAGCCCCAGAAAACTGTGACCCCCGTCAAGGATGAGTACGAGTTTGACGAGGACGACGAGCAGGACAGAGTCCCTCCGGTGGACGACAAACACTTACTGAAAAAGGattacagaaaagaaactaaatcaaatagttttatttctatacccaaaatggaagtgaaaagttACACTAAAAATAACACGATTGCACCAAAGAAGGCGGCTCATCGCATCCTGTCAGACACGTCAGACGAGGAGGACGTTGGTGTCACTGTGGGGACAGGAGAGAAGCTGAGGCTCTCGGCACACACGATACTGCCCGGCAACAAAACGCGGGAACCTTCCAATtccaagcagcagaaagagaaaaataaagtgaaaaagaagcGAAAGAAGGAGACAAAAGGCAAGGAAGTGCGGTTTGGCAAAAGGAATGACAAGTTCTGCTCCTCCGAGTCGGAGAGCGAGTCCTCGGAGAGCGGGGAGGACGACGGGGACTCGGTGGGGAGCTCTGGCTGCCTCAAGGAGTCCCCGCTGGTGCTGAAGGACCCGTCCCTGTTCGGCTCTCTGTCCGCCTCCTCCACCTCGTCTCACGGGAGCTCTGCCGCCCAGAAGCATAACCCCGGCCACGCGGACCAGCACGCCAGGCCCTGGCGGACGGACAGTTGGAAAAGCATCTCTTCTCCCGCCTGGTCAGAGGCCAGCTCTTTATCAGACTCCACAAGGACGAGACTGACGAGCGAGTCTGACTGCCCCTCCGAGGGCTCCAGCGTGGAGTCGCTGAAGCCCATGAGGAAGAAGCAGGAGCACAGGAAGCGGGGCGGCCTGCAGAGCACGCTGTCGGAGAAGAAGAACTCTTTCCACGCCAGCGTGGACGGCGCCATTCCCAAGCTGGACAAGGAGGGCAAGGTCgtcaagaaacacaaaacaaaacacaaacacagaaacaagGAGAAAGGGCTGTGCTCCGTCGGTCAGGAGCTCAAGTTGAAAAGTTTCACTTACGAGTATGAGGACTCCAAGCAGCGGCCGGAGAAGGCCATACTTCTGGACGGCGACGTTCCCAGTGAGGGCAAGCTGAAGGCCTTGAAGCACGACCGGGACCACTTCAGGAAGGAAGAGCGGCTCGGCAAGGTGAAGTCGGAAGACAGGGAATGGCTCTTCAAAGAGGAGGTGGTCAAGGTTTCCAAAGACGAGAAGGCCCTGAAGAGACTCAAAGATGTGAGCAGGTCTTTCCGAGAAGAGAAAGACCGTGGGagtaaagcagaaaaagagaaactggTGAAGGAAAAGTCTCCCAAAGAGGAACGACTGAGGCTctacaaagaggaaagaaagaaaaagtccaaAGACAGGCCCGCCAAGCTAGAGAAGAAGAATGATTGTAAGGAGGACAGGATTccaaaggagaaggagaaggctttcaaagaagaaaaagacaaactgaaaaaagaaaaagtctacaGGGAAGACTCTTCCGCTTTCGATGAATATTGTAACAAGAGTCAGTTTCTGGAGAACGAAGACACCAAATTCAGCCTTTCTGACGACCAGCAGGATCGGTGGTTCTCGGACTTGTCCGATTCGTCCTTTGATTTCAAAGGGGACGACAGTTGGGATTCTCCAGTGACAGACTACAGGGATGTTAAAAGTGACCCCGTGGCCAGACTGATCCTGGAGACCGTGAAGGAGGACAGCAAGGAAAAGAAGCGGGAGAGCAAGGGCCGTGAGAAGAGGGACTACGGGGACAGGCGCAGCGACAGGGACGCCTTCTTCCGGAAGAAGGACAGAGACTGTCTGGACAAGAGCTCcgagaggaggaaggagcaggcaGACAAGCATAAGGGCATCCCCGGCTGCCTTCCCGACAAGGACAAAAAGCGGAGGGAGTCCGCCGAGGGCGGGCGGGACAGGAAGGACGCCCTCGAGGCCGCCAAGGAGCGGAAGGATGGCAGGCCCAAGCCCGAGGAGGCCCACCGGGAGGAGCCGAAGGAGCTGGCTGGCGAGGCCGGCTTCAAGGACAGGCCCGACTGTGACTTTGGGAAGGGCCCCGAGCCCTGGGAGAGGCTCCATGCAGCAAGAgacaaggagaagaaggaaagggggaaattagagaaatacaaagataagtCCGGTGACAGAGATAAAAGCGAAAAGTCTGTCCTCGAGAAATGTCAGAAGGACAAGGAGTTTGATAAATGCTTTAAAGAGAAGAAGGATCCCAAGGAGAAGCATAAGGACAAGGAGAGAAAGGCGTCTCTTGACCAGgcgaaagaaaagagggagaagaattTCCCTGGACTTCTCTCCGAGGACTTCCCTGAAAAGAAAGACGAGAAGAAGGGTAAAGAGAAGAGCTGGTACATCGCCGACATATTCACAGACGAAAGCGAGGACGAGAAGGACGAGTTCGCGGCCAGCGGGCTCCGACTCGGGGACGCCGGGGACGCGCCGCGGGCGGACGGCCCCCAGGACACCGACCGGCACCGGAAGCACTCTGCCGACCGGCAGCACTCGGAGAAGCAGAAAGATCGAGAGCTccgagaaaagaaaaaggagaagggagcCGCGGAAGGGgcgaaagacaagaaagaaaaggtccTGGAGAAGCACAAGGACAAGAAGGACAAAGAGGGTGCGGACAAGTACAAGGACAGGAAGGACCGCACCTCGGCCGACCCCAcccaggaaaagaagaacaagcaGAAGCCTCCCGAGAAGCTGGAGCGGAAGCCCTCCGCAGAGGACAAGGCCAGGAGCAGGCACCGCGAGAGGCCGGACCGGGAGCACTGCCGGGACAGGAAGGTGTCGAGGAGCTCCGAGGCGGAGAAGAGCCTGctggagaggctggaggaggaggcccTGCACGCGTACCGGGAGGACTCCAACGACAAGGCCAGCGAGGTGTCCTCGGACAGCTTCACCGACCGCGGGCAGGAGCCCGGCCTGAGCGCCCTCCTAGAGGTGTCCTTCACGGAGCCCCCGGAGGAGAAGGtcaaggagagagaaaggcacagacaCTCTTCGTCCTCGTCCAAGAAAAGCCACGATCGGGAGAGAGTCCGGAAAGACAAGTGTGAGAAGAGAGACAAGAGCGACGATTACAAGGACACGGGCAGCAGGAAGGACCCCGGCCAGTACGACAAGGACTTCTCGGACGCCGACGCTTACGGGATCCCTTACGGCGCCAAAGCGGACGTAGAGGACGAGCTAGACAAAACCATCGAGTTGTTCGCCgctgaaaagaaagataaaaatgattcCGAGAGAGAGCCTTCCAAGAAAGCGGACAAGGAGCTGAAGCCTTATGGCTGTGGCGCCGCCGGTGCCCTCAAGGACAAGAGGCGGCGGGAGAGGCACCGCGAGAGGTGGCGGGACGAGCGGGAGAAGCACAGGGACAGGCACAGCGACGGGCCCCCGCGGCACCACAAGGACGAGCAGAAGCCCGCAGCCAGAGACAAGGACAACCCTCCAAACGCACTCAGAGACAAGTCCCGGGACGAGAGCCTGAAGCTCAGCGAGACCAAACCGAAGGAGAAGTTCAAGGAAAACCCGGAGAAGGAAAAGGGTGACTCGGTGAAGGTCGGCAACGGCAACGAGAAGCCGCCGGCAGCCAGAGACCAGGGCAAGAGAGATGCCCGGCCCAGAGAGAAGCTTCTGGGCGACGGCGACCTGATGATGACCAGCTTCGAGCGCATGCTGTCCCAGAAGGACCTGGAGGTCGAGGAGCGGCACAAGCGGCACAAGGAGAGGATGAAGCAGATGGAGAAGATGAGGCACCGGTCCGGAGACCCGAAGCTCAAGGACAGGGCGAAGCCCGCTGAGGACGCGCGCAAGAAGGGCCTGGACGTGCCCGCACGGAGGCCGCTGGTGCCGGACCCCGCCCCGAAGGACAAGAGGCCCAAGGAGCCCGCTCTGGCCCCGCCGGCCGCCGACGGCAAGCCCCCCCTGGGGCCGGCCGGGGACGCCAGGGACTGGCTGGCCGGGCCGCACGCGAAAGAGGCGCTGCCCGCCTCCCCGAGGCCGGACCAGGGCCGGCCCACCGGGGTCCCCACGCCCGCGTCCGTGGTGTCGTGCCCCAGCTACGAGGAGGCCATGCACACGCCCAGGACCCCGTCCTGCAGCGCGGACGACTACTCCGACCTCATTTTCGACTGCGCTGACCCCCAGCCCGTCTCCAGCACGTCCGCCAGCGCCTGCTCCCCCTCTTTTTTCGACAGGTTCTCTGTGGCAGCGAGTGGGATTTCGGAAACCGCGAGCCAGACGCCTACGAGGCCGCTGTGCACGAGCCTGTACCGTTCGGTGTCTGTCGATATCCGGAGGACCCCCGAGGAAGAATTCAGCACTGGGGACAAGCTGTTCAGACAGCAGAGCGTCCCCACCGCGTCCACTTATGGCTCGCCAGGGCAGCGCCTGGAGGACAAGGCCCCTGTGCCCCCAGGTCCTGCCGAGAAGTTCGCCTGCTTGTCCCCGGGGTACTACTCCCCGGACTATGgcatcccctcccccaaagcGGACGCTCTGCACTGCCCGCCTGCGGCTGTGGTCAATGTCACCCCCTCCCCAGAGGGTGCTTTCTCTGGTTTACAAGCGAAGTCCCCCGCTTCGCACAGAGATGAGCTGTTGGCCCCGTCCATGGAGGGGGCCCTTCCGCCTGACTTGGGCATCCCCCTGGATGCCACGGAGGACCAGCAGGCCACTGCCGCCATCATCCCCCCGGAGCCCAGCTACCTGGAGCCGCTGGACGAGGGCCCCTTCAGCACGGTCATCACAGAGGACCCCGTCGAGTGGGCGCACCCAGCTGCCTCGGAGCAGGCCCTGTCCTGCAGCCTGATGGGGGGCGCCCCCGAGAACCCCGTCAGCTGGCCTGTGGGGCCGGACCTCCTGCTTAAGTCCCCACAGCGCCTCCCAGAGTCCCCGCAGCATTTCTGCCCCACTGAGGCCCTCCACCCCGCTGCCCCGGGGCCGTTCGGCGCCCCAGAGCCCCcttacccaggctcccctgactCATACCCTCTGTCGGCCACCGAGCCTGGACTTGAGGGCGCCAAAGGCGACGTGGTGGACACAGTCCCGGCCGCTGTGCCCGCCCCAGAAGAACCAGccccctttgcccctccttcCAGGCTGGAGCCCTTTTTCACCAACTGCAAACCGCTCCCTGACGCGCCCCCCGACGCGGCCCCGGAGCCTGCGTGTTTGGCCACCGTGACTCAGGTGGAGGCTCTGGCGCCCATGGAGAGTAACTTCCTGGAAAATGGGCACGACCTGTCGGCCCTCGGCCAGGTGGAAGCGGTGCCCTGGCCTGATGGCTTCCCCAACTCCGAGGACGACTTAGACCTGGGGCCCTTCTCTCTGCCAGAGCTTCCTCTTCAAGCTAAAGACGTTTCTGATGTCGAAACGGAACCAGTAGAAGAGACTCCCCTTGGCCCTCCGGAAAACACCCCCGCGGGGCCCCCCGTAGTCCCGAATGGCGGGGATGTCCCTGCAGCGGCTGCCGAGGAACAGCCCGCACTGCCTCCCGACCAGGCGGCTCCCCGGCTCCCCGCCGAGCCCGAGCCGGAGCCCCCCGAGGAGCCCAAGCCGGATGTGATGTTGGAGACCACGGTAGAGGCAGGGGTCACGTCAGAGGGGAGGGTCCCCCCCGAGGACTCGGACTCCAGCCTGGGGCCCGCACCGCCAGCCCCGGAGCGGCATCCAGCGGGGAGCGGAGACGAGGAGGCCGAGGGCCGGGACCCCCCGGCCGCGTGCCACGGCACCCCCGACGCCGCTGTcgttgccgccgccgccgccgccgccgcggatGGCTCGGCACAGGCACACGTGGAGGACGGGGCCGGCCCGCTCGACGGGGCCGGCCCCGAGGGACCCGTGGGCGGCATCCAGCCCGAAGCTTCAGAACCAGAACCCAAACCCGCGGTCGAAGCCCCGAAGGCGCCCAAGGTGGAGGAGATCCCCCAGCGCATGACGAGGAACCGGGCTCAGATGCTGGCCAACCAGAGCAAGCAGAGCTCGCCGCCCGCCGACAAGgagcccgcccccgccccgcccccccgcgcCAAGGGCCGCTGCTGCGAGGAGGACGACCCCCAGGCCCAGCACCCGCGCAAGCGCCGCTTCCAGCGCTCCGgccagcagctgcagcagcagaTGAACACGTCCACGCAGCAGACGCGGGAGGTGATCCAGCAGACGCTGGCCGCCATCGTGGACGCCATCAAGCTGGATGACATCGAGCCATACCACAGCGACAGGTCCAACCCCTACTTCGAGTACTTGCAGATCAGGAAGAAGATCGAGGAGAAGCGGAAGATTCTCTGCTACATCACGCCGCAGGCGCCCCAGTGCTACGCCGAGTACGTCACCTACACGGGCTCCTACCTCCTGGACGGCAAGCCGCTCAGCAAGCTGCACATCCCCGTG ATcgcgccccctccctccctggcggAGCCCCTGAAAGAGCTGTTCAAGCAGCAGGAGGCCGTGAGGGGGAAGCTGCGGCTGCAGCACAGCATCGAGCGG GAAAAGCTCATAGTCTCCTGCGAGCAGGAGATCCTGCGGGTTCACTGCCGGGCAGCGAGAACCATCGCGAACCAGGCGGTGCCGTTCAGCGCCTGCACCATGCTGCTGGACTCCGAGGTCTACAACATGCCTCTGGAGAGTCAG CGTCCGCGCCTCTCCCCTCAGGGCGACGAGAACAAGTCCGTGCGCGACCGGTTCAATGCGCGCCAGTTCATCTCGTGGCTCCAGGACGTGGACGACAAGTACGACCGCATGAAG GTGTGCGGGGAGCAGCTCCTGTCACCAGCTGGCGGTCAGACCTCTGTGGGACCCCACCTTGAGCCCTCCTCAAAGGTCACAGCACACACCCATCACCACTGCTCTGGACGTGCTGACCAGTGCAGCAGCCAGAGAGCATGGGTGGGAGCTAGAGAAAGATTAGCAA ACGTGTCTCCTGATGCGGCAGCAGCACGAGGCCGCGGCCCTGAACGCCGTGCAGCGGATGGAGTGGCAGCTGAAGGCCCAGGAGCTGGACCCCGCCGGGCACAAGGCGCTGTGTGTGCACGAGGTGCCCTCCTTCTACGTGCCCATGGTCGACGTCAACGACGACTTCGTGCTTCTGCCGGCCTGACGCCCCGCGGGACGGCCACACGGGACACAGGCGAGGGCCGCACGCGTCTGCCCGGCGCCGCTGCCGAGTCCAGGCAGTGCAGGGAGACCTTGTCCCTCGGGCGGGGACGTCCAGGGAGAGACCCCGCACTTGGCCCCTCCCCCCGGGAGCTGCCGCGGGAGCACGAGGAGACGGCGGCCTCGGGGTCTGCTTTCCAGGCGGCTGCACGGGCATTTCAGGAGCTGCAGAACGGACGTATTTTTTACAATTTCCTGTTCCATTCTGAtcaactaaaagaaagaaaattaaggcgGCCACCCCTCACGGACAGTGACCTCCGGGTCGGAGGGCGGGGACGGGCTTCGGGCGGGCTGGGATTCTGTGGCCGCGCGCAGGGCCGCCCGCCCGCTGCGGAGGGACACAGAGCCGGGACTCTCGGGTTGTGTTTTTAA